Sequence from the Pristiophorus japonicus isolate sPriJap1 chromosome 10, sPriJap1.hap1, whole genome shotgun sequence genome:
ctcccagatgcacgtcctccacttagggtggtctttggccaggattttcaggtgtcagtggggatgttgcactttatcaaggaggctttgagggtgtccttgtaatgtttcctctgcccacctttggctcgcttgccgtgaaggagttccgagtagagcgcttcctttgggagcctcgtgtctggcatgtaaacgatgtggtctgcccagcggagctgatcaagtgtggtcagtgcttcaatgctggggatgttggcctggtcgaggacgctaacgttggtgcgtccgtcctccctggggatttgtaggatcttgcagagacatagttgATGGTATATTTCcactgacttgaggtgtctactgtacatggtccatgtctctgagccatacaggagggcgggtattactacagccctgtcgaccatgagcttggtggtggatttgagggcgtaatcttcaaacactcttttcctcaggtggccgaagactgtgctggcgcactagaggcagtgttgaatctcgtcgtcaatgtctgctcttgttgataagaggcccccgAGTTAtgcgaaatggtccatgttgtccagggccgggccatgaaccttgatgattgggggggcgggggagtgctgtgcagtgagggcaggctggtggaggacctttgtcttatggatgtttagcgaaaggcccatgctttcgtgcgcctcagtaaatacgttgactatgacttggagttcagcctcagtgtgtgcgcagacacaggcgtcgtccgcgtactgtagctcgacgacagacgttaaggtagtcttggacctggcctggagttgatgaaggttgaacaggttcccactggttctgtagtttagttccattccagcgaggagcttgttgactgtgaggtggagcatggcagcgaggaagattgagaagagggttggagcgatgacacagtcctgcttgaccccagtccggacgtggattgggtctgtaatggatccgttggtaaggatcatggcctgcatggtaGACTGTATGGTATGACACAAAGCCATAGAGACCAGGCAAGTCACAGTTGGATCCATTGTGTGTGTTAAGTCTGTTAAATGATGTAGCTTCAAAGATCACAAAATTTTAATACAATATGCCCAATTCACCTAATCTTCTAGGCCTGTCCATCAAACCTTCCATCAAAACAAATCTCTGCCCATAGAAATGGCCACGCACCCAAATGAAATGGGAGTCGTCTCCAATTGAATTTGTTCAGAGGTCTCTCAACATTGTAACCAGATTTTCAAATGCAGCAGGAAACAAATAATTTTTTTGTCTTTTAATTGCAATTTTTTCAGCATTTTTTATATCATTTATCCTCACTGAGACCGGCTCTGTATTTTCTGgtttttttaatgcatttttatgGCAAAGTATAAGTCTACATTAAAGAATGAAAAGATTCACCAAAACATGCTGTGCctgatgtgcatgaatgatggGTGAATGTGATGAAACGTTAAATTTTAAGACTCAAAGAAGAAATTTATTGGTGTGAGTTTGGCGCTTCCTTGGACCCCAGGGGGGCTAAATTCAACAACCGCCAAAAGCGGGCATGGGGATAGCAATGCATGATTAACCTGCGCCCGTTCAATATAATGTAGGCAGCACGCCAACTTCAGGCAGCATGccaaattcgtgctgcctgctcatttcaatTATTTCAGCAAGCAGACAGCACTAACCAGGCTGTTGATgggctgcacacatcagcaggggtCCCAAAATCGTGAGGGGCTTGtaccagttaaagctagcctgctgctcttaaaggggatgtgcattctggctggagcagaTGCTGGAAGTTGTTCAGGAACTGAAACTGACCTTCGAAACAGTGAGGGATGGCACAACGTGGGAGCAAGTGGGTTCCAAGGTTTTCCGACGCTGCACCGAAGACCCTGATAGAGTGAGTGGAAAGGAAGAGAGCTGTGCTGTATCCACAGGGTGCCAGGAGACAATAAGACACATGCTCAAAAAGAGTGGGAGATGATTACCGTGGCAGTCAATGCCAAGAGCCAAGCACTGGAGGGCCTGgatccagtgctgcaagaagttcaacgacctcacatgCGTAGTCAagctcagtgaatgcatcttcaactgCCATTTCCTActaactgcaccaccagcctcagccactgctcaatgcactctcatcactcacctactaacaatctctatcaatcaggactcctaCCTTACATTCATAGCTTTACCTCACTGCCACTCACTTAGCATTGTTGCAAGCTTCACATTCACATATCGCAGTTTGCAcagactgccagctattcaaccatgacagccacatctcccaaacagattgcaccacactcactgacacacttccctctctcttgcaggacaaggtggcgcacaaccagaggcagcaggaatGAACTGGTGGGGGATAGGCATGCTTGCAGGTCTTCACGGTGCTGGCCATTATTAGAATGGCCATTGTTGGGGCCGTGGCGAGTGGTGGGACTGATACCATTGAAGATGACGgtttcctcatacctaatcctccttctcacatcccacttccccctcatcctacaatttctctgatttacaagctgcagatggtgtaagcttgCAGCTCttactttccccctcccctcaccacagtattacccttgtgcttttctcctttcagatacccaagaactgcaacctgcccaggaaatggtggaagagcaagaagacagcgatgatgaagacacaccatcactcgatttcacactcacagccaccagctcagatactgacactgcacataatttagaggatagcttagCCGCGGGATCTTCATGTGGTGAGACAACAGACACGATTGGCCTGCGGTTAGGCAGGGGgcaaggatagcacaggtgccagttcattggagcgccaagttgcacatgggttctgctgcagaggactcagataagGACTTCAATGGGGCAGACTACAGAAGgcggctgatgggtgtacacaacaaaatgcttggtgcattgggaagcctgccagaaagcttgcATGCAATTtcaggaacatggaggagtccagcaccaacttgccaTAGGGCTTTGCGCAgaacttggagcccatgatttttagcatggaagtggtggccaactccattagcacacttatgagcccaaccatgatgcagcatctgatggccaatgtctcggcttccattgtagcacaagaaGCAGCGATCCAATGTCTGAGTGCAGCAGTGGAACCTCAGACTGTTGCCGTCATGGCTCTGAATTACAGTGTTTAAAGGGGCTAGCAGCaaatcacagcagtccagcaagctGTCTTCCAATAAATTATTATAATTGTTGAAGCGCCTCCATGGCAGAGTGAAAATGGCTCAGTGGAGCTCGAACCTGCTGTCCTCATTGAGGATAACAGCTTTGGTCCTCCCACCAATGCCACTCAGCTAGTGTCCTTGTTGTTGCATGTCAgccagccatcccagactgctgctgTCCATGCCCATGTGTTGCAGACTACAGCTAAGAGCAGCTAGAGGTCATCCtcaaaggccatctgcagtctcctccactgaaagtcagcagccttccatcagccaagctgcagccattggggtagcactgcttaggagcactaggacaggcaaaggcgcaTGGGAGACAGGCATGAAGGAAATGCACATGGGTGATTAGTTTAGCGTTGTATGAAACATGGCatgatttgatttataaatttggtttggaatgcttATTTTGTGAAGGCATTTAATTTTACATTGTAGCCGAGTTCTTCATGGATAGCCCGGCCAGAAAGGGTTGCCGAGGTTGCCTCATCgtgacctcttcctcctcctgctcagcCGTTCTCAAAAAATGCCCTGCACCACGGGAAAGCCTGCAATCCTAGTGAAGTCGCATGCTCACTCTGCCCGCTTGTCTCtgtcaagagagaatgaaatgtagtcagctctctttgaatacgcaacagtggacagcaaactgcgagatgttacaaatatctccagctccagcctggaaggagccagacacaCAAAGTtcatcgccacagtcaccttcgcTGGCAATGTGGTCCTTATCCTGCTCTGAGACTGTGGCTGCAGATTTCAGTGTGGACATCCTTACTGTAGCGCAGACGTCTCATACATTGTTCCTTGCTGAGGTTGAAGTAGGAAAATTGCTTCTTGAACATCCTAGGTGGAGATGGACTACTGCTGAGACCacttctccaccccctcccctcccctcttctagcagtttgtcctgctctgcgtggcctctgtttATTCTCCCAGTTATGCTGTATTCCAAGGGAAATTCTTACTCGTACACCCAtgtatggcagcaagtgttttgtgCAGAAGTCTTGAAATCAGgagaaagtccttcagcacctgccactccACTTCCTGTAGACTTTAACAACGTTAAACAACTGTAGAAAGCATCAAACACTTGTAGAAGCTTAGCAACAGCCAGAagtaatcaaccagcaactaacctgtaattgATGATCCCttaaaatagcgctggtgggggtccttcctgctgatgAATACATATTCAGCTATGCAAGCTTTAGAGAGGGCGATGGCTGGAGCGTTGATGGCAGCAGTGGCATCGCGTTCTCTTTAAGCCGTCGGCTTTTCAATTGAAAAGAACGCATATGCGCGATATTTTGAATGGCCTGCACAGCCCCGCGCCAAATAAAATTAGAGAGAACATTgcactggcgtcaaatcagcattgcatgctgattgacttTATGACCTGCTTGCTCTGTATACCTCTGGCGGACGTCCACTGCGCACACACTAACGCCCTCACCAATATGGCGTGCAGTGCGATTCATCTCACAAGTGTGCACGCGTGCCGCAGACGCCCTTTGAAGCTCTAAGGGCACTCGTAGCACACACAACGGTTTTGGCTGGTTTATAACAATTTACAGCCATTTTGAGTTTGGGTTTATTCTAATGAGATCGGGAGGATACTTGGGCGTTTTCACGATTGGCAAAATTGGTGCATCTCCAGGGACAACTTTCAGGTTGCGCCCACGATCGAAACTCCATGACTACATTTCGCACATGAATTGTAAGCATGACAAAAACGTCCCCAAATGGGTAGCTTCACAAGTGAATTACCAGCCAAAGTAATACTGCAACAGGCTTCAAGTCCCCCAGTTAGGGAGGGACAAACAGTTAAGAGATCCTGCTCCCAATCACTATCCAACGATTCCCTTAGTGGAAAATGTTGGGACCGGACAGTATCAAGCCCCTCCACGATGACGTGACCTATTGAGCTCACAAGTGAAAAATGACCATTTGTTTGGAAGGGAGCACTGGGGGCAGTAGGTACACTTGGATGTGAACTTCAGCATTGTTCGTGCTTTTCGAAGAGGGGAGAAATGGCGGAACACTGGACAAAAGTATTGTTTTAGAAGTGTGCACTATACTTTCAACTATTTCTTTCACAACTATTTCAATATTATCTTTATTATATAAATCCAATAACTGGTTGTAATTGCACTTTTTTGTTGCATTGAGATTATATTCTTTCCTTTAACAGTTCATTCGTCCCTTAATTGGGAAATATTCATTATCTAAAATCGTCTCGACGAGCGCTGTTGTAACGACAACTAGAGTCGAAGGACATGTAAGTGCACCCGTTGTTATTTCACACGTCACGCTTGCAGATCTTCGGTAACAGTATGTTATTTTAcaagagaaaaaaatgttaaatCCCTCCCCTTGTCCTTCTGTTAAATACAGCCATTTTATATGATCCATTGTTGACCCTCACCCCCAAAACTTTCCTATTCTGCAGTACAAGCACTAGCTACCATAGTTCAATACAATTCCAGTGCACTTTGACCAAAGCAGACAATAGTTCCTTTTGACACACAACATTGGATGTTTACATTACCGCTACTGATAAGTGTAACACGAATTAAATCCGATATTCTGTATTCCCCTTTTTTTTCAGCTATGGGCAGCTACCGCCGTATCCCTTTTGTGGCTCAATTCAATGGCAGGTGTCTGCTCCTCCCCCTTGAACAAATGTATTACTACTTCGAGAACGTGTTAAATTTAGAAAGTACTAAAGTGCAGTTTAGGATTTGTATCCTAAACGACCCCCGTGCGACTTTTTATAAATCTGAAAACGCGCATGAAGTTAGCGACACTTTCACCTTAATTCAGCCCGAGTGTATCAGTGCCTGCTTGAATGGCTTGGCTTTTTCAATGgtctaatgtattgacgtgaaattGACAAGCACGACGCACTTGGTGGGGAAGTAAAGAGACAAAGCCGATTTGACAAGAGAGGAGGAGAAATGACTCCGGATGTTTCTACCTTGTAAGTTAAAATTTTCAGGAGTAAACTTTTTGTGACGTGTGATGATCGCTGCACAGTACGTAAAGTCTCACATCTTCATTAACACGTGATAGAGGGAGTGCCGAGACAGTGAGGGGAAGGAGACACAAAACGAGAGAGCAAGACGGCGGCGATCCCGCGTTCATACGTTCAGGTAGGAATTCTGAAGCCGAGCGAAACGAATTTAAAACAAACACCTTAGTTAAGAGCGAGGAGATGATACTGATATTCTTCACATGTGACTATCGCTTAAAATAAAACTCTGCCAACAACACTAGAGTTAGTTAAATACTTTACCCCAACTGGCATCTGCAATAATTAGACTGCAGTAAATATTTGTGATGTACgcgaagagagaggagaggagggggcgtTCAATTGGGTTTATTTGGATTTGTTATAAAATAGTCAGCGGGCTCGGGTGTCCAAATATTTGCGaacttttaaaaataaatctgAGTTAGGAAATGCTTAGGCTGCACAGTTCATATTGAAAACAAATATTGAAATCCTTAAATTATTAACTTGATACATCTGTGACTTACCGTGTTTGTTTTAGTGCTCGGTCTTTAACCGTGTCAGTTTTAATTAAAATGAGTTAGACAGTTAAAAGTTGTACAGTTGGATGGGAAATGAAAGTTGGTGTTAAGATGTGCCCTGACGCCTTTGACAGTGAGGTGAGCAGATACGTGGGATGGAGTTGGTGCATGAGTAAAGTTGCAGAGTCGCGGTTGGCGGAGTTCACACTCGAGAATCAACACTACGACCAGAAAGCGAAGAGCAGCTGGTTTCTGCATTCTACATCCAGTGGGATGGAGCAAGGAGGCATGAAAAACATGGACGAGAAGGAAACAGCGGACAAGGTTCTGCCTTATTCTTCTGAAACTAGTTCCAGAGACGGGTGCTCAACAGACTTACTGAAGGCGGTTTCGGACTCAATGGGGCTGTATATGGATGACCTGCTCCCCCAGACTGAACTGACAACAGCTTTGGACAGGAAGCTTGGGACTGACTCGGAGAAAAGCAATATTCCCCCAAAGCATCTGGTCAGCATGGGCTTTTCTTCTGGGTCCAATCTCAGTGACGCGGCGGAGCCTACTACGTGGACAAATTGCGATTTAAGTTTAAGTGAAACAAGCTCTGAAGGGCTTGGGGCGGGAAAGCAATCCATCCCCGCTGACCCTGTGACTTCCTGGTCGCTGATCAACACAGATAGGAATATTCCCACAGAGCCCAAATTGCGCAAAGTGTGCCATGGAGAAAGTCTAAGTTTAATCGAGCACGGCGGAGCGGCCGCGACTCTGCAGTCCATGAAATCAGAAATCTGCCAAGACAGAGATGATGGCTGTCACCTAAACCCCCGCGGCCAGGTGTCACCACTGAATATTTTCCGTTTTCCTTTCCTGCCACTCAATCCGATCTATCTGGCCGCACGTACTCATCAACTTCTTACCGCGGATGATTGCGACCACGCTCCTTACATCCCGGACATCTCCAGCTCGTACGGTTTTGCCGAGACTGGCGGCTCCCCCAATTCAAAAGGTGAAAGGAATATCCAACCCGAATCGCATCCGACAATGAACATGAGCCAGGAACCCAGCAACACGTTCGGTTATATGCCCACTGGCTATTCCCCATATACTGACTATTCCGTTTCCCCTCAACAACAAAGACCCATCATGAGAGGCGAGCCACTTGAAGATGCTGTAATGTTTAAGACTGAACCTGTAGATTCCTATGGTCTCTCACACCATGAATCAGGACTCAATTGCAGCTTCTTAGTTCAAGATGATACCATGCCGTCTACTTCTTCAGCTCCTGTGACCTGGTACCAACCCATTACCTATTTGGGTTATCAAGGTGGAACGAAAGCAATGACAGACAATTATTCGCAAGGTTACTCCCAGTACAGTGCGTTGACAAGGTAAGCAGCACAGTTTTATTAATACATCGTTTTCAGATAGTCGAGGGATTTCCCGTTTGAGAAACTGTCGGTAAATTCTTTGATTCGCTGGTGCTatcatatatatttttaaatgaaaCAAACCCAACAGCGCTCGAGAAAACGATTAACTTTCGTTGAGGTCTCTATTGGAAAACTATTGAGACATAATTCACCTAAAAGGTTAGAATGGCTAAGGTCAAAAGCTAAGGACAACGTTTCTTCTAACTTTTTAAATGCAGTCAAAATAATTTGATTTTACAATTGGGcttaaatttattttttaaaaaacttttccaCCTGATCGATGCCATCTGTTGACTGTTTTCTGATATCAGCAAACAGTCTTTATTCCACTGGTTACTGATCTTAACTAAATACTGATGTTCATATGTAGGTAGCAGTGAAACGACTTCTTCACACAATATGTTGAACTAATCACATGTAGAATTTTAGTCCCGGGCATATTCATAAATTATATTGTTCCCAGATTATCTTTGCTTCTACCAATTCACAAAATTCTGATTTCATCCAGGCTAAATATTAATGTAATATTTTTAACAAGATATAGGCAGTTGCACTGGTGAATAAAATTCCGTAGTGTACTCACCAGTGCCGTCCCTATCATAAACTTTGAGCCATTATTTGTGGATGAATGCAACTTGTAACATTGAAACGTTTTCATCTACACCCCGGCTCCGGATCCTTCTCTTTCGTGTATTAGATTTAGGGTAAAATAGGAAAGTGGTTTTCCATCGCATTATTTATGGTTGACTAGTCAAGGCAGGCATTGAAATTCTTAAACGCGAACAACAAATGAAGGCTCTGACTCTGGCTCTGGCAGTATAATTAGAAGAAATACTTGTTACTTTATAGGGAATTTAAAAGGATTTAATAAGTTTATTCCTATCAGCATAACGTTAATTTTATGAGTTTGGTACCTTGGAAAATATTTTAGTTAAACAATAAGCCACTTTAGAATTATATTACGTTTGCAGTGATGACTGACTTTCTTGTTTGTGAAAATTTATGAAAAGCTAGATGTAAGTAAAGAGTGATAGAAGAAAGAGGCAACACATTTAGTTATCCCTGCTTTTGGCATGAAGTTTTACTGAGAAAAATTGGAAAATAAGGTGAATTGAACTTGTAAGACCATGTTAACGGTTATGAATGAGCAAAACAGTGCAAGGTTCCATAACCATGGATACACATTGAAAGCTGAGTTTAACATTGGCATAAGTGAGGATTATATACTTGAAGAATTACAAGTAGTGGGACAACAGTGATTAGTACTGCAGTATTTTGAGTACAAGCATGGGTGCAGTAGTCCGTCAGACATTTTGTGATTGATAaagtagagagcgagagagatctgAGAACACAGAGGGCATAGGAGGCTCCTAAGTCACAGCAGGTACTACATCACACAATAAATCTACGATAATAGAACTAGCTAACTGGACATGGTGAAGAAAGACTGCTTAAGGAAGCTTAAACACAGCAGAGATTTTGTGACTGGGGTGTGGACCTGGTGGACAAAAACCTGCAGGGACATCAACCACCTATAATGTACAGCCAGGATCAGCAAAGAGCACCACTGTCTCAAACCTTCCAGGCATCCATACGGGCATCTCGAGTCTGACTCTTTGCCCCATTAAGGAAATAATTGAAGCCCAGTAGCCAGTAGCATGCACCCTAGCTACATTTGCTGCAGCAAGAATAAGTAACAGAACAGCCAAAGTAGGCAGGAAGacatgaaagattggataggctgtttgtcatccccatttttttttttgctgtgTAGCAATATGGTTTGTTTGGCTTTTAGATACTGATATTTTATTTTCTGCATGGCAAAAGAATGACAGATGATATAGTCCGAGTGAATGAAATTCAGTGGTGAAGTGCTAGTGGTATGTGTATTTAATGTGTTTTGCTCCTATGTTTGTTCTTTGTGTTATGAACTTCATGCTACTCATGTGATGACCGTGCATAGCTAAAAGTTGGACTCCTCTAAACTATCAAGACTACCTTCCAGTGTCATGTTTAAGGAGGCAAATGACTTCTTAATATGGTCATGTTGTTCTAACAGTATctgtcggccttttggctaagatcatgcgtaactgacctgacaggggagtaaccatgaccccaacgtggttctccctggatcaggaaggtgattctcctatgctttttggaaataggaggtgggtggggtggcttgaaccatccacctccacggaggtgtgtggggggcctgacccatccacctccatggcacgaacctggtattgcagtacttccaggaacggtgcagtggctctaggccttttggctaagagcattggcgcagagtgatccttgatgtgtgcaaggtgacctctggcgtttgtgatttgacaaagaattggaaagattggcaacgaatttaaaaaaaaaaaacagtatctGTAtgacttctcggccttttggctaagatcaagtatagtatctgttcttatcagtttaatatcccctatggggacatgatattgaattgatttttggacagggagctggatcaggggcatgccccgtccattccatgcactgacctggtattgcaatatttccaggaacggtgcaacttcacctctcggccttttggcctaagatcaaacacattggcgcaaagtgatctttggcattagagttgatctggaacgaaattggattaaaataaataataatatgaaataaaaaataattaaaaaaaaaacgaatCTGTATGAAAGCAGGAGCACTAAAGTTTGAATTCCCATATAAATCAGTAGTGGACTACCTTCCTTTGCGAGCTAGATTCTTGCCCTCATTAAGTGTCATGGCTGCTATCCTTTTCTCACCAGAGCTCCGTGCTTCACCTGTGCTCAGTGCCTCACCCTGCACTGCATTTTCATCACTATCAACATCTCCTGTAGTGTGTTTATCTGTGATGTTTCCAGATTTGAATGGGGTGATGACAATAGCTGCCTAGGTCTGTGGTGCTCCTTGGATGTGGCTGGTGGTTGACTTTGATTGATTTATAAAGACAACAGATAGTATATTATCAGTAGATAAAAAAACACTTATCCAATTGCTTATTAATTTTGCTCTTCTGAAATTAAAAGTTGAGGCTTATCATCACATGCATAATTATGCCCTTGTACATAACCAATACTTATGAATGCATTCATGAAACATGCCATAGAAATCTTAGAATATATGATTAATATAGTTAATTAATTTACCACATGCCCTTTATGGTATTTCAATCACCACAGGCTCAATCCATTTCAAACTCTCAGCCAAACAAATGATTTTTTTCCTCATCCAGCATGAGGTTCAGCATCTGTTGTACATTGTGCCCTCCTATCATGTGAGAGTTTTGGCTTTAAAAGTTGGAGTTGTCGGGTGATTTGACCCATGAAGATTATCTTACATCTGAAACTTTTCCAGATGTGAAAATAGTTTGTGTGCCCCTGTTTTGCAGTAATATTCATGTATTATCATCGTACTTCTCTTTTTGATTAATCTTCTTTCCCTCCTACAATTTCTTCTGAGTGGGGGAGTCAGAATTAAACCTTTCAGTGACATTTGGAATGCTGGCATCTTCTTTGTATTATTAAGAAGCTGTCCTCCCCCATTAAAATTGTGCTGCCATCTAGCATTGTCTATGTTCATGGCACTTGCAAAGCCTTCTCATTGAAACCAACCTTCTACTTTTGTTGTTGAATCATTTCCACCAATATTCTACATTCCACAGCTGTATCCTATCACTTTTCAAATTTATATGGGTTAAGTGATTGTTTAACCACTTCAAACATATGGAATAAAGATTATTGTAAATGGCCATGATTGTTACTTTTTACTCACATTTCTCATACTTTCCATTTAAGAATGCCATTTGCTATGGTAATTTCATTTGTGAATCGGTTAAATGTTCAAGCAAGAGCCTCTAAGCCTGATTTCTACAAACTGAGGAACATCAGACCCATTATATTGAACCAGTTCAGGATTTATTTATTGTATATTGTTAGGTGAAGCTAGGGTAGTGCAATGGGTTAGACTATTTCTTTCGTTGCTGGCTACAATTATCCCAACTGTTTGGGAAGTTTCAATGTAATTCAAAATGAGAAAAAATCAATAGCACAGAGCTGCCCATACTTCATTGATGAAAGACACTAAATTGTCTATCTCACTGAGAGACAACAAAGATGTTTAGTAAAAGTGATAAGAAAATTTGTTGTAGGAAACTAAGTGGTGCCATGAGGTTAGCATACTGCCTTTTCACTTGGGGGCCTGGATTTGAATCCAATGTAGTCTTTTGGgattataggggccgaaattcattaaCTCATTGCCCGCTGCCGTCGACTACCACCCATTGCcaccgacattgctcttcttgatccgcccagtgccacttttgaggtggcctggagcaggcaggACGGGAGAGCTGCCGGGAGCGGACGGCTGAGTGGTGCAACTgaactcccacccgccgagctcccatattgatgcaggcgggagtcagcgggactcggcggtagaacgggggtggaccgctgtgagaggctggtctgtcctcgacggtgagtatgaagaacctgaaaaaaaggtaagtgaacattttattaaaaaatttccacagcgacttacctgcacaaAGTCCCCTGGAGGTCATCCGAtagtttaaaaaaattttttactGCTGAattttttttccaggtcttcgaccctccgtgggcctgattccatcctcagcggcacttgggcggcaagtgcctctgccaccgagaatgagacctcccacccactgctgcccagattggcggcgttcgtcgtccatttgccgccagctgaccttcgagggacctcggcgatgaatatcctgcccaaagtaccatcaggtacctcagtggcactttgggtggcacttggacgagcggaggccttgatgaaaattggccccatagTCTCTCTGTCCTCTAGTTAGAAGAGCCCAATGTGAAATGTATCACAGTCACAACTGAGCTTCTGGTGGAGTATCATCCCACGAAAGATAGCACTAATTTAGCACTAAATTGACG
This genomic interval carries:
- the LOC139275036 gene encoding progesterone receptor-like isoform X1, with amino-acid sequence MSKVAESRLAEFTLENQHYDQKAKSSWFLHSTSSGMEQGGMKNMDEKETADKVLPYSSETSSRDGCSTDLLKAVSDSMGLYMDDLLPQTELTTALDRKLGTDSEKSNIPPKHLVSMGFSSGSNLSDAAEPTTWTNCDLSLSETSSEGLGAGKQSIPADPVTSWSLINTDRNIPTEPKLRKVCHGESLSLIEHGGAAATLQSMKSEICQDRDDGCHLNPRGQVSPLNIFRFPFLPLNPIYLAARTHQLLTADDCDHAPYIPDISSSYGFAETGGSPNSKGERNIQPESHPTMNMSQEPSNTFGYMPTGYSPYTDYSVSPQQQRPIMRGEPLEDAVMFKTEPVDSYGLSHHESGLNCSFLVQDDTMPSTSSAPVTWYQPITYLGYQGGTKAMTDNYSQGYSQYSALTRPENGRGHVSHFAPGLSLQKLCLICGDEASGCHYGVLTCGSCKVFFKRAVEGQHKYLCAGRNDCIIDKIRRKNCPACRLRKCYQAGMVLGARKLRKFSKLKNIGNNPSSLQSEMTLTSVSPVSIPKITLHSARGVQFTPTLVSILQIIEPEVVYAGYDNSQPDSPNYLLTSLNRLCERQLVAVVKWAKSVPGFRNLHIDDQMTLIQYSWMGLMVFAMGWRSYKHVKGKMLYFAPDLIFNEQRMQKSAMYDLCIAMRQISQEFIHLQVTQEEFLCMKTLILLNTIPLEGLKSQSYFEEMRRDYIRELSRAINLQEKGAQSSSQRLYQLTKLMDSMHELVKKLHQFCLNTFVQSQALSVEFPEMMSEIITTQLPKILAGLVKPLLFHKK